A genomic segment from Chitinophagaceae bacterium encodes:
- a CDS encoding FkbM family methyltransferase produces MKKIFVLYRYCNVLGFASLLSFLGQRLAKRNTLISISVKNLPHKIIIRNQPADFAVFTQVFVNKEYDVALAHPVNSIIDCGANIGLAALYFTTKYPQASIKCIEPEKENFELLLQNTQHYKNISCLNAGVWHKKVLLQVIDKGYGSLGFQVKETREKENSLPAKDMSSIMQDWGKTNIDIVKLDIEGSEEQVILEDKSNWPQKAKTIFVEIHDNLKPGLTEKIVAKLQADFNFHKNGEYMVFTKKINA; encoded by the coding sequence TTGAAGAAAATATTTGTTTTATATCGCTATTGTAATGTATTGGGTTTTGCTTCGCTGCTCAGTTTTTTAGGGCAACGGTTGGCAAAACGCAATACTTTAATATCAATTTCAGTAAAAAATTTACCACACAAAATAATCATCCGCAACCAGCCGGCTGATTTTGCTGTATTTACACAGGTTTTTGTCAATAAAGAATACGATGTTGCGCTTGCGCATCCTGTAAATAGCATTATTGATTGCGGCGCTAATATTGGGCTGGCAGCTTTATACTTTACTACAAAATATCCGCAAGCTTCTATTAAATGTATTGAACCCGAAAAAGAAAATTTTGAATTGCTCCTGCAAAATACCCAACACTATAAAAATATTTCCTGCCTAAATGCAGGCGTTTGGCATAAAAAAGTTTTGCTGCAGGTTATTGACAAAGGCTATGGCAGCCTCGGTTTTCAGGTGAAAGAAACCAGGGAAAAAGAAAATTCCCTGCCGGCAAAAGATATGAGTTCTATAATGCAGGACTGGGGAAAAACAAATATTGATATTGTAAAACTGGATATAGAAGGCAGCGAAGAACAGGTAATTTTAGAGGATAAGAGCAACTGGCCGCAAAAAGCAAAAACTATTTTTGTGGAAATACACGATAACCTAAAACCCGGGCTTACCGAAAAAATAGTTGCCAAACTGCAAGCAGATTTTAATTTTCACAAAAATGGGGAATATATGGTGTTTACCAAAAAAATTAATGCATGA